Within Caproicibacterium argilliputei, the genomic segment CACGACAGGGCAGTGTGTCGGCTTTGCGTTTTCCGGTCATGCCGGCAGCCGTGAGGCAGGCAGAAACGTGGTGTGTGCCGCCGTTTCTTCCGCCGCTTATCTGACGGCAAATGCGCTGACAGATGTTTTGCACAGCAAAGCGGAGATTACCGAACAGGACGGGGTTCTGCACTTGCGGGTGCCGCCTGCGGACGAGCCGAAGTGCCGCCCTTTCCTGCAGGCGCTGAAACTGCACATTGAGAATTTGGAAGAACAGTATCCGAAGTATATCAACATGAGTGATAAAGAGGTGTAAAAAATGCTGAAAGTTAATATTCAGTTATTTGCTCATAAAAAAGGTATGGGTTCCACAAAGAACGGCCGTGATTCCGAGTCGAAGCGCCTTGGCGTGAAGCGTGCGGACGGTCAGTTCGTGCTGGCCGGCAACATCCTGGTCAAACAGCGCGGTACCCACATTCATCCCGGCGAGAACGTGGGCATCGGTTCCGATGACACGCTGTATGCAAAGGTGAACGGTAAAGTCAAATTTGAGCGCCTGGGCGCAGATCGTAAAAAAGTCAGCGTTTACGCAGCAGAACAGTAAATCAGCAAAGCAGAATCCCAGGCGATGCAGCCTGGGATTTTTGCTGTTTTCAGGGCAGAATAATAGCAAACGGCGAAATGCGCAGAGTTTGCCGTTTGCTGATAAACCAGAGGGTACAGCAGTGCACCCGCAGAACACGCGGGCGCGCGTACCGCGCCGACAGGAGTAAATTATGTTTATAGACAGTGCGAAAATTCATGTGCAAGCAGGCAGCGGCGGTGCGGGTGCCGTTTCGTTCCGGCGGGAAAAATATGTCGCGGCGGGCGGCCCAGACGGCGGCGACGGCGGCCGCGGCGGCAGCGTCGTGTTTTTGGCGGACGATAACCTTTCTACTCTGAGCGATTACCGCTACCGCCGGAAATTTGTCGCGAAAAACGGAGAGGATGGCCGCGGGAAAAGATGTTCCGGAAAAAAAGGCGAAGACCTGGTTCTGCGCGTGCCGCGCGGCACACTGGTAAAGGATGCAGCAACCGGCCGCTTGCTGGCGGATATTTCCGGTGATGAGCCGCAGACGGTGCTGCAGGGCGGCCGCGGCGGCTGGGGCAATGTGCATTTTGCAACGCCGACGCGGCAGGTGCCGCGCTTTGCCAAACCCGGCACGCCCGGTATGGAACTGGACGTGCAACTGGAACTGAAGCTGCTGGCGGATGTTGGGTTGGTCGGGTTTCCGAATGTGGGCAAAAGCACTCTGGTCAGCGTGGTCAGCGAAGCGCGACCTAACATTGCCAATTACCACTTCACAACTCTGACACCGGTGCTCGGCGTGGTGCATCTTTCCGAAGGGCGTTCCTTTGTCATGGCAGACATTCCCGGTTTGGTAGAGGGCGCTTGGCAGGGAGTGGGGCTGGGACATCAATTCCTGCGCCATGTGGAGCGCTGCCGGCTGCTGCTGCACATTGTAGATGTTTCCGGCAGCGAGGGCCGCGACCCAAAGGAGGACTTCCAGATCATCAATGCGGAACTGCGCAAATTTAATCCGGAGCTTGCTGAGCGGCCGATGCTGGTGGCAGGCAACAAATGCGACTTGACGGACGAAGCGCACGTGGAAGCGTTCCGTAAGTTTGTGGAGGAGCAGGGATACCTTTTCTATCCCATCATGGCGCCCATCCGCGAGGGCGTGGACCCGCTGCTGAATAAAATTACGGAAGAACTCAGCAAACTGCCGCCGATTCGCAGCTATGAGCCGGAGCCTGCTCCCCTGCCGAAGCCGGAAGAAATTTCGCGCGGCGAGGTGCGGATTACGCGGGAAGACGGCATTTTTGTGGTGGAAGCTCCGTGGCTGCTGCAGGTGATGCAGTCGGTGAATTTTGACGATTACGAATCCCTTCAGTACTTTCAGCGCGTGCTGCTGGAAACCGGTGTGGACGCGCGCCTGCAGGAAGCCGGCGTGCAGGACGGCGATACCGTTTCGATTTACGATGTGCAGTTTGATTATATTGCATAAGAATTTTTTTGACATAGAGGTGCGCCATGGAACGTTTTTTAGAGAAGCCCTGTGACCCCAAAACGCTCAGCCCGCTGACCCTTGCCTTTGTCGGGGACTGCGTCTTTGAGCTTTTTGTGCGGGAAAAGCTGGTGTGTGATGCCAACCAGCCGGTTAAGGCGCTGCACAGGCAGTCGGTGCAGCGTGTCTGCTGTACCGCACAGGCGGCGGACTGCGCGGTTCTGCAGCCCCTGTTGACACAGGAAGAAATCGATGTGCTGCACCGCGGCCGCAACGCACATACCAACCATTTGCCCAAAAATGCATCGGTTGCGGCGTATCATGCGGCGACCGGCTTGGAGTGTTTGTTTGGCTATTTGTATCTGCAGGGAAAGCTAGAGCGCCTGCGCGCTCTGTTTCAGGTTCTGGATTCGGAGCAGGCACAAGCATGAGAGGTGAGAAATTTGTCGGGAAAACAGGAAAGTACAGCAAAAAGAATCTTCATTGACCTTTTGATTTATGTAGCGAGCGGCTGTATTTTTGCCGTGGCCATCAATGTTTTCACCGCTCCCAACAAAATTGCGCCGGGCGGCGTG encodes:
- a CDS encoding ribosomal-processing cysteine protease Prp, whose translation is MIQCRFLSDSTTGQCVGFAFSGHAGSREAGRNVVCAAVSSAAYLTANALTDVLHSKAEITEQDGVLHLRVPPADEPKCRPFLQALKLHIENLEEQYPKYINMSDKEV
- the rpmA gene encoding 50S ribosomal protein L27, which produces MLKVNIQLFAHKKGMGSTKNGRDSESKRLGVKRADGQFVLAGNILVKQRGTHIHPGENVGIGSDDTLYAKVNGKVKFERLGADRKKVSVYAAEQ
- the obgE gene encoding GTPase ObgE, yielding MFIDSAKIHVQAGSGGAGAVSFRREKYVAAGGPDGGDGGRGGSVVFLADDNLSTLSDYRYRRKFVAKNGEDGRGKRCSGKKGEDLVLRVPRGTLVKDAATGRLLADISGDEPQTVLQGGRGGWGNVHFATPTRQVPRFAKPGTPGMELDVQLELKLLADVGLVGFPNVGKSTLVSVVSEARPNIANYHFTTLTPVLGVVHLSEGRSFVMADIPGLVEGAWQGVGLGHQFLRHVERCRLLLHIVDVSGSEGRDPKEDFQIINAELRKFNPELAERPMLVAGNKCDLTDEAHVEAFRKFVEEQGYLFYPIMAPIREGVDPLLNKITEELSKLPPIRSYEPEPAPLPKPEEISRGEVRITREDGIFVVEAPWLLQVMQSVNFDDYESLQYFQRVLLETGVDARLQEAGVQDGDTVSIYDVQFDYIA
- a CDS encoding Mini-ribonuclease 3; translated protein: MERFLEKPCDPKTLSPLTLAFVGDCVFELFVREKLVCDANQPVKALHRQSVQRVCCTAQAADCAVLQPLLTQEEIDVLHRGRNAHTNHLPKNASVAAYHAATGLECLFGYLYLQGKLERLRALFQVLDSEQAQA